A genomic window from Silene latifolia isolate original U9 population chromosome Y, ASM4854445v1, whole genome shotgun sequence includes:
- the LOC141631267 gene encoding uncharacterized protein LOC141631267 produces MEQLKQKIARAEAEVMKLKETESSLKQRLGDKASAIEESNPESYADSPFVDEIAKIDLPKKFVVPSMRIYDGTTDPQNHAAYYKQRMLSTSIPSELRQVCMCKGCGTTLTEPALQWYINLPNGSIKSFAYLINSFNHQFASSRELEKRSSDLYRIKQKPAVEAFRQGLPLDIDFYDELTMKPCLTFEDVQAKAIVYIRLEEDKIFKADTTNNNSGYDKSKRKRLIERFDNIGNIVKWPKKTNNPNSRKDTIRWCEFPIGHTTEECLGLRRQVAYLLKKGNMTDLIPSKNMEDNGTTNDQERPQRDLPPAPPIYEVKFINEGSEICITFDDTAIQGISDIHHDGLVITMQIGPARVLRILVDGGSSVNLIMLDVLKAMKIDENQIIKKSNVLVGFSGETKNTLGEIYLPTSVEGVSSYERFGVLDCLSSYNAILGRPWIHNVRAIPSTYHQCVKIPTEWGIETIKGEQKSVQECYTESLKLFKADKSLA; encoded by the exons ATGGAACAACTGAAGCAGAAAATAGCCCGGGCTGAGGCTGAAGTCATGAAACTAAAGGAAACAGAATCTAGTTTGAAGCAAAGGCTGGGAGACAAAGCTTCAG CCATTGAGGAATCCAACCCTGAAAGTTATGCTGACTCACCcttcgtggatgaaatagcaaagatAGATCTACCTAAGAAGTTTGTGGTGCCATCAATGAGAATTTATGATGGAACTACAGACCCTCAAAACCATGCAGCCTATTACAAACAAAGAATGTTGTCAACCTCCATACCCAGTGAGCTGCGACAAGTATGCATGTGCAAAGGCTGTGGGACAACCCTAACTGAACCTGCCCTCCAGTGGTACATCAATCtgccaaatggaagtatcaagtCCTTTGCATATTTAATAAACTCGTTCAACCATCAATTTGCCAGTAGCAGGGAACtcgaaaagagatccagtgacctatacAGAATCAAGCAAAAGCCTG ccgtggaagctttcaggcagggGCTACCATTGGACATCGACTTCTATGATGAGCTAACTATGAAACCTTGCCTGACTTTTGAAGACGTCCAGGCAAAGGCTATTGTCTacatcagattggaggaagacaaAATTTTCAAGGCTGACACCACTAATAATAATTCAGGATATGACAAATCCAAGAGGAAAA GATTGATCGAAAGGTTTGATAACATAGGAAACATTGTCAAGTGGCCTAAGAAGACAAATAATCctaactcaaggaaagacacAATAAGATGGTGTGAGTTTCCCATAGGACACACAACAGAGGAATGCCTGGGACTACGCAGGCAAGTGGCTTACCTGTTAAAGAAAGGAAACATGACAGATCTGATACCATCAAAGAACATGGAAGACAATGGAACAACAAACGACCAGGAAAGACCACAACGTGACCTGCCcccagcaccacccatctatgaagtcaagttcatcaaTGAAGGATCTGAAATCTGC attacttttgatgatactgCCATACAAGGAATCTCTGATATCCATCATGACGGCCTGgtcatcaccatgcaaattggacCTGCACGTGTCCTGAGAATTTTAGTAGATGGTGGCAGCTCAGTCAATCTAATTATGCTCGATGtcttgaaagccatgaagattgaCGAGAATCAGATCataaagaaatcaaatgtcctggtaggattcagtggtgaaaccaagaACACTCTGGGAGAAATCTACCTGCCAACTtccgttgaaggagtctcatcatatgaaagatttggggtCCTGGATTGCCTTTCATCCTACAATGCCATCCTAGGCAGGCCTTGGATCCACAATGTTAGAGCTATTCCTTCAACCTATCACCAATgcgtcaaaataccaacagagTGGGGAATAGAaaccattaaaggtgaacaaaagTCTGTCCAGGAATGTTACACTGAATCCTTAAAACTTTTCAAGGCAGataagtctctcgcctag